GAAGCCCTTAGACTCGCCCTAAAAAGGGAGAACGCGGATGCACTGGCCCTACCTCCTGTCATGTTCCTTTTCCATAACTTAATAAGTCTTGGATTCGTGGCGGGATTGTTGTTCGGGAAAAAGGCGTTCAGGTGATTGAATGAGGGTGGCAATGATCGTAACGAACCCGTTCAAGCCCGATCCGAGGGTTTACAAAGAAGCCAGAAGTCTTGTTAAACACGGCCATGAGGTCTACGTTATCGCCTGGGACCGGGAGGGAAAATACCCAAGGGAAGAGGAGTTAGACGGAATAAAAGTGATCAGGATCCGCATCAGCTCCAGATACAGAGATTTTCTGGATTTTCTGCTTAAGGTACCCCTGTTCTATCTCAAAGTGCTCGGAATCCTTTTAAGGGAAGATTTTGATGTTGTACATACTCATGATTTTGACACGGCATTGTTAGGTCTTTTAATAAAGAAACTCAAGGGCACCAAATGGGTTTATGATATCCACGACCTTTATGAGAGTTTAGTCGAACAGGAAAACCCAAGGATGGCTAAAATTATCCAAAAGCTCGAAAATGGGATCATCAACATGCCGGATCATGCAATTGTTGTCAATGACGCATTCATAAAGCTCATAAGAGAAAAGGGAAGATCCAAACCGATTTCGGTTGTTATGAACACGATATCACCAATAGAAATAGAAAGCAAAAAATCCAACAAGTTCACAATTTTTTACGGCGGCGTCTTATCTGCCGGGAGGTTTATCACTGAAATGATCGAAATTGCAAAAGAACTGGGGATACGCCTCAAGATTGCAGGATTTGGAAAATTAGAGAGTGAAATAAAAAAGCAGTGCCGGGAGAATTGTTTGTTCCTTGGATACCTCCCACACAGAAAAGCACTTGAAGAGTTGTCCAAATCACATGCAACCTTTGCCATCTATAGCCCCAAACTACTTAACAATCGCCTTGCAACACCAAACAAACTGTTTGAAGCTATGTGCCTGAAAGTTCCGACAATTGTATTAAAAGAGGCCGTTATGGGTAACATAGTGGAGGAATACCGGTGTGGAGTCACAGTTGAATACAACAAAGAGGACGTCAAAGAGAAGGTAATTTACCTCATGGAAAATCCAAAGTTGATTAAAAAGATGGGTCATAACGGAAGAAAGGGAGTTTTAAAAGAATATAACTGGGAGAACATGGAAAGGAAACTTGTAAAATTATACGGGGGATTAAAATGAAGGTTGTCACGGTTGTTGGTGCTCGGCCTCAGTTCATTAAAATGGCTCCAGTCTCAAGAGAGTTCAGAAAAATTGGAATAGAGGAGGTTGTGATTCACACGGGCCAGCATTACGATTATGAAATGAACAAGATATTCTTCGAACAGTTAAACATTCCAGAACCGGATTACAATCTTGGAGTCGGTTCCGGAACTCACGGTTACCAGACAGGAGAAATGCTTAAGAGGATTGAAGAAGTCCTGCTCAAAGAAAAACCTGACTTGGTTCTGGTTTATGGTGACACCAACTCAACGCTGGCCGGTGCTCTGGCTGGAGTAAAACTCCACATTAAGGTCGCTCACGTTGAAGCCGGTTTGAGGAGCTTCGACAGGAGAATGCCCGAGGAAGTCAACCGGGTTTTGACGGACCACGTTAGCGATTACCTCTTCGCTCCCACGGAAACCGCAGTAAAGAACCTGTACAACGAGGGGATACGGGAGGAAGTTTACCTGACGGGGGATGTCATGCTGGATGCGTTGCTTTACAACGTTAGAATCGCCGAGAGGAAATTGAAAATATTAGACGAATTAGGGTTAAAACCAAAGAAATATTACCTTGCGACCGTTCACCGGGCTGAAAACACGGACAATAGAAGAAATTTGGAGAACATAATAAACGCATTCATTAAATCTAACGATTTAATAGTCTTTCCAGCCCATCCGAGGACCATGAAGGCTCTGAAGAATTATGGTTTGTATGAGAAGCTTGAGAGTGCTGGGAACGTGCTTTTGATTAAGCCTGTTGGATATCTGGACATGCTCATGCTTGAGAAGAATGCAAGGAAGATTTTAACGGATTCCGGTGGCGTGCAGAAAGAAGCCTACTTTTTGAGGGTTCCCTGCATTACTTTAAGGGAGAAGACGGAATGGGTGGAGACGGTTGAGGATGGGTGGAACGTTCTGGTCGGGGCTGATGAGGAGAAGATACTTAATGCAATTAAGGAATTCGAGCCGGATGGTGGAACCTACACTCACAAGTTCGGAGACGGAAAAGCAAGTGAAAAAATCGCGAAGATTTTGAATGGTGGTGTTTAATGAAGTTCAAAGATAAAACCCTCCTGATACTCACAAACTCGTATCCGGACGAGGATAATACATATTACGGTGGGATATTTGTAAAAGAGCAGGTAGAATATTTAAAGGATTATTTTAAAGAGGTTTATATTATCTCCCCCCAGCCTTACGGAGGGAGAAGAGGACTTCGAGACTACGAGTATGACAACGTCCGCGCGTATTACCCGAGGTTCTTTCACTTACCGGTGGAGTACTTTAGAAGACGGTTGGGTGATAATTTCTTCAAGGCTGCTCTGAAGGTTATCAATCGGGAGGGACTTACGTTTGATCTTGTTCATGCTCATTTTACGTGGCCAAGCGGGTATGCTGGGGTAAAACTTGGGGAGAGGTTTAACGTTCCAGTAGTAATAACAATTCATGAAAATAGGGACTGGCTCTTAAGAGAGTATAACTCAAAAAATCGAAAAATTCATTGGACATGGGAGAATGCTGACGCGTTAATAAGGGTTAACAAAAGGGATATTACTCTTTTAAAGGAGTTTAATCCAAACGTGTTTTTTGTTCCCAATGGGTTTAGTCCAGAGAGACTCAAGACAATTAAAAAAGAAAGTGCAAGAGAATCTTTGGGATTGCCTAAAGACAATAAAATTCTGTTCAGTTTGGGGGTATTAATAGAACGTAAGGGTTTCAACTATTTAATCCAAGCAATGTCGGAAGTCCTAAAGCAAAGGAAGGATGTCCTGTGCTTTATAGGTGGAAGCGGGCCTTTGAAAGGCAAACTTCAGAAGCAGATTAACGAACTTGGTCTTCAAAACCACGTCAAACTTCTCGGATTCGTTCCCGATGATGAGCTATACCTCTGGATGAATTCTGCTGACGTTTTCGTTCTTCCAAGCTCGAGTGAGGGTAACCCCACGGTGATGTTCGAAGCCCTTGGTGTGGGCTTACCGTTCGTCGGAACTACCGTTGGTGGGGTTCCCGAGATCATAACTTCCGAGGATTATGGCCTGCTCTGTCCTCCAAGGGATTCAAAATGTTTAGCAGAAAAGATTTTAATTGCTTTAGAAAAAGACTGGGACAGGGGGAAGATAAGAAAATACGCGGAAAAATTCACATGGGAGAACATTGTTGACCAAATTTTAAAAATATATGCAAAAATCATTGGGTGAAGGCACATGGCTAATGTAAAGATAGTGACAATTGGTCTGGATGGAGCCACATGGGATGTTATTCTGCCCTTTGTTAGAGAGGGAAAGCTCCCCACGTTCAAGGAACTTCTCAAAGGAAGTTCTTGGGGAATTTTAAAAAGCACTTTGCCTCCCGTTACTGTGCCTGCCTGGCCGGCGTTTGCCACGGGTAAGAACCCTGCAAAGTTTGGGATATACAACTTCCTGATCGTTGATACCAAAACTGCTAAAGTCAGGATCGTGAAATCCTCAGATGTAAAATCCAAGAAGATATGGGATTACCTTGGTTTTTACGGTAAAAAATCAATGATCATTAACCATCCTGTCACATACCCTCCCCAAAAAATCAATGGCGTAATGGTCTCTGGGATGCTGACTCCTCCCAGGGCCAATGATTACACGTCTCCTCCTGAGATCTCGAAAGAACTGGAAAAACTTGGGTACATCATAGAACCCAATCCCGAGGTTGTAAAAACCAAATGGGATACTGAAGAATTCATAGACGAAATTATCAGTACAATAAATAAAAGGACAAGAGCAGTTGTTCATTTAATGAAAACACGACCCTGGGACTTTTTCTTTGTTTTGTTCAGGGGTACCGACGTGGTTCAACATAAACAATTTCAGAATAAAGAAAAGCTTCTCAAGGTGTACATGGAAATAGATAAAAGCTTAGCCACCATATTAAAGAGCATTCCAAAAGACACATTTGTTATTTTGATGTCTGACCATGGATTTTGTGAGTTCAAAAAGTGTTTCAACATAACCAAATTGCTCTATGAGACGGGGTATGTTAAGGTCAAAAGAAAAGAAAAAACAGGGAAGAATTCAAGAAGCTCAATATTGATGAAATTAGGGATCAGCCAAGCATTTATTCT
The window above is part of the Thermococcus sp. P6 genome. Proteins encoded here:
- a CDS encoding glycosyltransferase family 4 protein, translated to MRVAMIVTNPFKPDPRVYKEARSLVKHGHEVYVIAWDREGKYPREEELDGIKVIRIRISSRYRDFLDFLLKVPLFYLKVLGILLREDFDVVHTHDFDTALLGLLIKKLKGTKWVYDIHDLYESLVEQENPRMAKIIQKLENGIINMPDHAIVVNDAFIKLIREKGRSKPISVVMNTISPIEIESKKSNKFTIFYGGVLSAGRFITEMIEIAKELGIRLKIAGFGKLESEIKKQCRENCLFLGYLPHRKALEELSKSHATFAIYSPKLLNNRLATPNKLFEAMCLKVPTIVLKEAVMGNIVEEYRCGVTVEYNKEDVKEKVIYLMENPKLIKKMGHNGRKGVLKEYNWENMERKLVKLYGGLK
- the wecB gene encoding non-hydrolyzing UDP-N-acetylglucosamine 2-epimerase, which translates into the protein MKVVTVVGARPQFIKMAPVSREFRKIGIEEVVIHTGQHYDYEMNKIFFEQLNIPEPDYNLGVGSGTHGYQTGEMLKRIEEVLLKEKPDLVLVYGDTNSTLAGALAGVKLHIKVAHVEAGLRSFDRRMPEEVNRVLTDHVSDYLFAPTETAVKNLYNEGIREEVYLTGDVMLDALLYNVRIAERKLKILDELGLKPKKYYLATVHRAENTDNRRNLENIINAFIKSNDLIVFPAHPRTMKALKNYGLYEKLESAGNVLLIKPVGYLDMLMLEKNARKILTDSGGVQKEAYFLRVPCITLREKTEWVETVEDGWNVLVGADEEKILNAIKEFEPDGGTYTHKFGDGKASEKIAKILNGGV
- a CDS encoding glycosyltransferase family 4 protein — translated: MKFKDKTLLILTNSYPDEDNTYYGGIFVKEQVEYLKDYFKEVYIISPQPYGGRRGLRDYEYDNVRAYYPRFFHLPVEYFRRRLGDNFFKAALKVINREGLTFDLVHAHFTWPSGYAGVKLGERFNVPVVITIHENRDWLLREYNSKNRKIHWTWENADALIRVNKRDITLLKEFNPNVFFVPNGFSPERLKTIKKESARESLGLPKDNKILFSLGVLIERKGFNYLIQAMSEVLKQRKDVLCFIGGSGPLKGKLQKQINELGLQNHVKLLGFVPDDELYLWMNSADVFVLPSSSEGNPTVMFEALGVGLPFVGTTVGGVPEIITSEDYGLLCPPRDSKCLAEKILIALEKDWDRGKIRKYAEKFTWENIVDQILKIYAKIIG
- a CDS encoding alkaline phosphatase family protein; this encodes MANVKIVTIGLDGATWDVILPFVREGKLPTFKELLKGSSWGILKSTLPPVTVPAWPAFATGKNPAKFGIYNFLIVDTKTAKVRIVKSSDVKSKKIWDYLGFYGKKSMIINHPVTYPPQKINGVMVSGMLTPPRANDYTSPPEISKELEKLGYIIEPNPEVVKTKWDTEEFIDEIISTINKRTRAVVHLMKTRPWDFFFVLFRGTDVVQHKQFQNKEKLLKVYMEIDKSLATILKSIPKDTFVILMSDHGFCEFKKCFNITKLLYETGYVKVKRKEKTGKNSRSSILMKLGISQAFILSMLRKLHLEWIRKYIPVSLKSRLPSSTVEIDLKESLVYPGILFTGASQYLSINRDKVKDEEEYLNLRNELISKLLSLKDPKTGERVVEEAYKKEDIYSGPYLDEAPDIVFLLKKGYGLSTSVDLNAPVIEEIHSPFGTHHIDGIFLAYGPGVKRGHKIENAKIYDITPTILHIFGLPIPNDMDGRILVEIFEEGSEFVKRKPKYVDPSYYEKKDDENLKRAIKSLKLKGKI